GATTTAGCTAAATcccctcttttttttcttccttttgtttttgtattgtCTTTGTCCGTTTCCTGGATGAGAAGGAGCGATGAAATGGCATAACTAAGGCTTAGATCATGCAGTTGATCATGACATCTTTTTTGATTGGAGGATAGTAATCTATGTAATTCGCATCTAGAGTTGGTGTTGCTTCTGAGTATTTGTGTTGGTGTTATTATACACTTGGTAGCAGCTAATATAAACAATCTTCATGTAATGCTATTGCCAGTTAAATCATGAGTTTGCTCGTCGTTCTTGTTTGAATAGTTTTGTGATGTGATTATGGACAGTCTGATAATTGAAAATGAGGCAGCTTGTCCTTCGTAATTCATTGATATTGAggattgttttgtttttgttattaactGTTATTGTATCGTATGCAGGCTGATAGAAGCGTCGGTAAGCGTTCAACGAATCAGAGGGGTTTTCCGGAAATGGACTCTGGGACATGCAATGTTTGTTCCGCTCCTTGTTCATCATGCAAGCATCGTAACGTGGGTTTCACTGGATCAAAATCTGACGAGTCATCAGATGAAAACGGCCACGGAGTTGCTGGAAGCCAGTGTTCTGTAAATGAGGACCGTCTTTTGCCTTCAAATAACACTGCTAGTGAAGCAAGCAACCTTGTTAATTCCAGTCGCGATGCTCTCTCTGAGAATGCTGAGAGTAGGGAAACAATCAGACGTTCTGGGATGTCGAATGATCCCGGAGCTGTTGCAATGACTTCGAAGACATCTTTATCTGGGAGCAGGATGAAACATAAAGGGTCTGCATCAGCTAATGTGTTAGATCAGAGCTCTACCCGTTTAGAGGGCCAGGAAGATGGGATACTGTCAGAATCCGAAAAACTAGGACCGGACAAAGAGGAAACTTCAGTTGAAGGATCCTCACAATCTGGCCAGAACGGGAAGGATGTGAAGTCAACTAAAAGGGTTGCCTTCAATAAATCAGATGAGTCAGTCTCATCAGCTATGTCTGAGAGCGAGAGCGATTCTGAAATGGTCTTACATGATGTAAGTATTGCGGTTTTGTCTCATATTAGAAATTAGTGATACAcctactttgtttttttttcgtttctgTAATATCTACTCTTAATTTCTgggtgcattttttttttcaaactgagccttttctttttgtttgttgaatAGGTAAAAGTTTGTGATATCTGTGGAGATGCGGGTCGTGAAGATCTACTTGCTATCTGCACCGGATGCAGTGATGGTGCAGAACACATGTAAGCCTGCTCTTCTATTCATGTGAAAGAAAACATTCTAATGGCAATATTGAATTCAGGATGTTTTCGAATTGTtagtaatataatttgatttgattttagaTAGATATTAGTTTTTGATATTGATTGACATGCGTTCCATCAATAAAAGGTAGCTCCATGTTCTGTGCTAataatatagttttgttttacTCAGCTATTGCATGCGGGAAAGGCTCAATGCAGTTCCTGAGGGTGATTGGCTCTGTGAAGAATGTCAGTTTGGCGAGGAAGCTGGAAAACAGAAGCAAGGTAAAGCTGAATATGTAACCAACCATGCTGTCTTTGGGGAAAAAATAGCAAACAAAACTTAGATTCACATTTTctgtttcaaaattttctaaCGAACTTGAAACATGCAGAAGctaagagaaaaagagaaactGAAGCAATCCTCAGTCCACATAGCTCAGGCAAAAGGCACGCAGATAAGATCGAGGCAGCTCCAGATGCTAAAAGACAGGCGGTTGAAGATTCAACTGGGTCACCCAAGAAATCTGTTCTCCCCAGAATAGGTGCTTTATCTCGCGAAACATCACTCAAGGGCTTAGACAGTCCAAGGGGAAAGCTAAGTCATCAATCATCTTTCACTGATAAGACAGAAGGTGCACGCTCTACTAGTTCACAGCTTCAACCTCCAAAAGGTAGGCTGTATAATGGGATTTCTCTCCTTGAATGCAACTCTGCCTTATCTTTATTGTCATAGTTCCGGTAATAGAACATTACTTCTTTGTTTGTCCAGGTGCATTTTTGAAATCCAGTTCCTTCAATAGTTCGAGCTCGAAACCAAAAGTGCAACTTATAGATGTCCCAAGAAAGAAGATTGGGAAAGATACTTCTCTTGGTATAAAGGAGGGTGTTTTTGGAAATGTAAGCAAATCAATGTCAAGTAGGACTACAGACACTGGGAGTTCTAGTGGAAACGACTCGCAAGCAAAAATGATTGCGTCAAAAGTGTATCATTCACAAGAAGGCAAAAGCCCAAAGCAACTGAAGGATGGTAGCACAGAAGCTAATGCGCCAGCAGCCTCCACCGAACAGAAGCTTACTTCACGCAGCAGTTTGGGTTCTTCATATGCAAACAGTACCCGTGATTTGAAGGGTTTGCGGTCTGATGGTAAACGAGGTAGCTTGACGAAGCAAGTTAGCAATCTAAACCGGAACCGTCTAGAAAATCCTGTTACTTCTGGTATGATTCCTATCATTTTGTCGATATATTGGTACTTCTGTTACGCCATCTTCCATAgtattttgtttgtatatgtttttaatcattttagtaTATGATCTCGCTTCTTTACAGGAGGTGATATTTCCATAAATGAGAAGTGCAATGCCCGCGAGCAAAGTTCAAGTCAAGCTGACTGTAAGGATGAACTGCCATCCACTTTCTGCGCGGGTGAGGGTGTGCCAAGCAACGGTAATGCACCTTCGCAGGATAGATTACCGCGGTCCAGGGAATTTAGAGAGACAGGGAAGAAAAGCAAAGAAGGGTTTGGTAAGCGCCAAAGGTCGAGCCTGTTATCTGATGCAAAAGGCTTACCATCATCTCAAAAAGGAGGCCAGACTGCAGAATCTAATGACACCTCAAGCGTTTCTGATAGTGATCCCGCCACCACTAAAATTGTTAGGGAGGATATAAATAAGGGTAATAGGTTGCGAGCAGCAGTAGATGCTGCTCTTCGTAAAAAGCCCAGCTTTGGCAAGAATAGAGTATTGGAGCAATGTGATACGTCCGTGGCATCTAATGTGCATCCTAGTTCTGATAAGACTTTACGAAATCAGTTACCTCAAAAGATGCATACGAATTTATGGCCTGCTCCTGACCCGTACAAACAGACAATGGTAACAGATGAAAAACAGCTTATACCCTCTGGTGTTGATGCGATGATGCCTCCACGATCTGTGGAACTTGATATGAAGCCTGAAGTTAATATTCCCTCTTTGAAGTCTGTCATGAGAGATTGGCCATTAGTATCCCCACCTGCTCTGTTGAGAAGCTCAGCCATTCCTGACCATGAGTCTATATGGCAGTAAGTTTTCTTTCTCCAGCCCTCTGACTTTTCCGTTGAGCTATACCCTCTTATATATATGTCCATGTTAAAGCATATTGAACTGTAAGTTTTCACATCATTTTTCCAGAGGAAACTTGGAGGTGTGGAAAGCTAGAAATCAGTCAGCTATGCATAGCGGAATGCAAGCACATCTATCAACCTTAGCATCACCCAAGGTTTCTGAAGTGGTGAATAAATTTCCAGAAAAGTTTAGCTTGAATGAAGTACCTCGGCTAAGTACATGGCCTGCACAATTTCAAGACAAAGGTACTAAGGAAGACCATATAGCTGTGTTCTTCTTTGCAAAGGATGTTGAGAGGTAGATTTCATACTCgcttttattttgtgtttactGGTTTAAATGTCGGactgtaatatttttttcctgaCGAGAGTTTTGTTGCTGCTTGTGTGTCACAGTTATGAGAGAAACTATAAGCCCCTCGTAGATAACATGATCAAGAAAGATTTAGCCCTGAAAGGAAACCTCGATAATGTTGAGCTTTTGATTTTTGCATCCAACCAGCTTCCTCCGAATTGCCAGCGTAAGAATGCTTACCAAAGTAGCACCCATGATTTAAATAATCTGTTTGGAATGTAATTCCAGTTTCTTTTTGTGTGAAAGCAGTACT
This genomic stretch from Raphanus sativus cultivar WK10039 chromosome 3, ASM80110v3, whole genome shotgun sequence harbors:
- the LOC108847318 gene encoding uncharacterized protein LOC108847318, which codes for MADRSVGKRSTNQRGFPEMDSGTCNVCSAPCSSCKHRNVGFTGSKSDESSDENGHGVAGSQCSVNEDRLLPSNNTASEASNLVNSSRDALSENAESRETIRRSGMSNDPGAVAMTSKTSLSGSRMKHKGSASANVLDQSSTRLEGQEDGILSESEKLGPDKEETSVEGSSQSGQNGKDVKSTKRVAFNKSDESVSSAMSESESDSEMVLHDVKVCDICGDAGREDLLAICTGCSDGAEHIYCMRERLNAVPEGDWLCEECQFGEEAGKQKQEAKRKRETEAILSPHSSGKRHADKIEAAPDAKRQAVEDSTGSPKKSVLPRIGALSRETSLKGLDSPRGKLSHQSSFTDKTEGARSTSSQLQPPKGAFLKSSSFNSSSSKPKVQLIDVPRKKIGKDTSLGIKEGVFGNVSKSMSSRTTDTGSSSGNDSQAKMIASKVYHSQEGKSPKQLKDGSTEANAPAASTEQKLTSRSSLGSSYANSTRDLKGLRSDGKRGSLTKQVSNLNRNRLENPVTSGGDISINEKCNAREQSSSQADCKDELPSTFCAGEGVPSNGNAPSQDRLPRSREFRETGKKSKEGFGKRQRSSLLSDAKGLPSSQKGGQTAESNDTSSVSDSDPATTKIVREDINKGNRLRAAVDAALRKKPSFGKNRVLEQCDTSVASNVHPSSDKTLRNQLPQKMHTNLWPAPDPYKQTMVTDEKQLIPSGVDAMMPPRSVELDMKPEVNIPSLKSVMRDWPLVSPPALLRSSAIPDHESIWQGNLEVWKARNQSAMHSGMQAHLSTLASPKVSEVVNKFPEKFSLNEVPRLSTWPAQFQDKGTKEDHIAVFFFAKDVESYERNYKPLVDNMIKKDLALKGNLDNVELLIFASNQLPPNCQRWNMLYFLWGVFRGRKEICTNPQKNTSLLASDVLPRDQDPNDLCQTSSPSKSLEKATSLRESPHKIHETQNRTDVFSHENPSDRESSVARSWITKEETARKEDAPGANHVPCQANGSNSGDSLVKKVEEQDLGGRKDVPLTVTGSEIPPPCQVNPLEKDLHSSPASHRKRQVWELTKPATVNQKMELGNEVSCEGSPHKKLKTENESSSSSISRDTIGNDTGMMKKSPKVVFPLDLNVEGEDMELDDDLIPLGNNNDDDNSRRTVPNLELPFRGEQRTGLLPFLAGKPSASEQSSHSMNKEKEKEDDDSASLSLSLSFPGEEKKNVNTPFFLFRDLPR